In Liquorilactobacillus hordei DSM 19519, the following proteins share a genomic window:
- the murG gene encoding undecaprenyldiphospho-muramoylpentapeptide beta-N-acetylglucosaminyltransferase, which produces MRLLISGGGTGGHIYPALALIDTLKKDDDSSTFLYVGTNRGLESKIVPNAGIDFKTIEIQGFKRSLSLQNFKTIYLFLKSVHEAKKIIKEFKPDVVVGTGGYVCGAVVYAASQMHIPTFIHEQNSIAGVTNKFLSHFVDKIGICFEAARKEFPSQKVVFTGNPRAQQVANIKPTGRLAELGLSENKKTVLVFGGSRGARRINEATIEAFSLFNTDEFQVLFVTGSIYYEKIKNELGEKELKNIVIKPYIQDMPAILPEIDLIVGRSGATSLAEITVLGIPSILIPSPNVTHDHQTYNARSLADIDAAIMIKEDSLSGKTLSAEVNKLMKDDERRSKIAKEAKKAGIPDSSKRIEKVLTELINK; this is translated from the coding sequence TTGCGTTTGCTAATATCTGGCGGTGGTACAGGTGGACATATCTACCCAGCACTGGCATTAATTGATACTTTAAAAAAAGATGATGATAGCAGTACTTTTTTGTATGTTGGAACAAATAGGGGACTTGAAAGTAAAATTGTTCCAAATGCGGGAATTGATTTTAAAACAATTGAGATTCAGGGATTTAAGCGTTCCTTGTCATTGCAAAATTTTAAGACTATTTATTTATTTCTAAAAAGTGTTCATGAGGCAAAAAAAATAATCAAAGAATTCAAACCTGATGTTGTAGTTGGCACAGGTGGATATGTTTGCGGTGCTGTTGTTTACGCTGCGTCACAGATGCATATTCCAACATTTATTCATGAACAAAATAGCATTGCAGGAGTTACAAATAAATTCTTAAGTCATTTTGTGGATAAAATTGGTATATGTTTTGAGGCAGCTAGGAAGGAATTTCCCAGCCAAAAAGTTGTTTTTACCGGAAATCCCAGAGCCCAACAAGTAGCTAATATTAAACCAACAGGGAGATTGGCAGAGTTAGGTTTATCAGAGAACAAAAAGACGGTTTTGGTATTTGGCGGATCAAGAGGCGCAAGACGAATTAATGAAGCAACAATAGAAGCATTCTCTTTGTTTAACACAGATGAATTCCAGGTATTATTTGTGACAGGTAGTATTTATTATGAGAAAATAAAAAATGAACTTGGAGAAAAAGAATTAAAAAATATTGTAATTAAGCCGTATATTCAAGATATGCCAGCAATCTTACCTGAAATTGATTTAATTGTTGGTCGCTCTGGTGCAACAAGTTTAGCTGAAATAACGGTCCTAGGAATTCCTTCAATATTGATTCCAAGTCCTAATGTGACACATGATCATCAGACTTATAATGCTCGTAGTCTAGCTGATATAGATGCAGCAATTATGATTAAAGAAGATTCATTAAGTGGTAAAACACTATCAGCTGAAGTCAATAAACTGATGAAAGATGATGAAAGAAGAAGTAAAATTGCAAAAGAAGCTAAGAAGGCAGGTATTCCAGATTCTTCCAAACGCATTGAAAAGGTTTTGACAGAGTTAATTAATAAATAA
- the murD gene encoding UDP-N-acetylmuramoyl-L-alanine--D-glutamate ligase, giving the protein MKKITTYRGKNVLVVGLGKSGVNSAKLLRKLGSTVTVNDLKEAPQKILDKLHAEGIKVVTGGHPLSLLDETDLLVKNPGIPYSNVLIAEALRRGLTIITEPELAYEILDAQMIGVTGTNGKTTTTTLISLMLNQGRQNGEAYVAGNIGIPASLVAQEATKDDVMVTELSSFQLMGTTKLRPHIAVLTNIYEAHTDYHGTRENYIKAKMNITKNQTKEDYFVVNWDSEEWRKLSEQSKATIVPFSRKGNSTAGAYEKDGWLYFREEKIMLASEIKIPGEHNVENALAAISVVKLLGQESKNIVEVLKTFSGVRHRTQYVTTVKKRKFYNDSKATNMEATEKALAGFNNPVVLLAGGLDRGFTFERLIPYFKNLRGIIVFGETGDLVAQAAKQAGVKQIIKTENVKTAVPIAYEISEENDVVLLSPACASWDQYPTFEVRGDLFIEAVEDLKKELEM; this is encoded by the coding sequence ATGAAAAAAATAACAACTTACAGGGGCAAAAATGTACTGGTTGTTGGTTTGGGAAAAAGTGGGGTTAATTCTGCGAAACTTCTCCGTAAATTAGGTTCAACAGTGACGGTGAACGATTTGAAGGAGGCTCCACAAAAAATACTAGATAAGTTACATGCTGAAGGAATCAAGGTAGTGACAGGAGGGCATCCGCTTTCACTCTTAGACGAAACAGATTTGCTTGTTAAGAATCCTGGAATTCCTTATAGCAATGTATTAATTGCTGAGGCGCTAAGACGCGGACTAACAATTATCACTGAACCTGAATTAGCATATGAAATTTTAGATGCGCAGATGATTGGTGTAACAGGAACAAATGGTAAAACAACAACTACCACACTTATTTCATTAATGCTTAATCAAGGAAGACAAAATGGTGAGGCATATGTTGCAGGTAATATTGGTATACCTGCATCTTTAGTTGCACAAGAGGCGACTAAAGATGATGTGATGGTTACTGAATTGTCGAGTTTTCAATTGATGGGCACGACAAAACTACGCCCACATATAGCAGTATTAACTAATATTTATGAGGCCCATACAGATTATCATGGCACGCGTGAAAATTACATTAAAGCAAAGATGAATATTACAAAGAATCAGACAAAAGAAGATTATTTTGTGGTTAATTGGGATTCAGAAGAATGGCGCAAACTAAGTGAACAATCAAAGGCAACAATTGTTCCTTTTTCCCGAAAAGGAAATAGTACAGCAGGTGCTTATGAAAAAGATGGCTGGCTTTATTTTAGAGAAGAAAAAATTATGCTTGCTTCTGAAATTAAAATTCCTGGGGAACATAACGTGGAAAATGCTTTGGCAGCAATTTCGGTTGTAAAACTATTGGGTCAAGAAAGTAAAAATATTGTGGAGGTTTTAAAAACCTTCTCAGGTGTTAGACATCGTACACAATATGTTACTACAGTTAAAAAGCGTAAATTCTACAATGATTCAAAGGCAACTAATATGGAGGCAACAGAAAAAGCGTTAGCTGGTTTTAATAATCCGGTAGTGTTATTAGCTGGTGGACTTGATCGTGGTTTTACGTTTGAGCGATTAATTCCATATTTTAAGAACCTTAGAGGAATAATTGTATTTGGTGAAACTGGCGACCTAGTAGCACAAGCAGCTAAGCAGGCAGGAGTAAAACAAATAATAAAAACTGAAAATGTTAAGACAGCAGTTCCGATTGCATATGAGATAAGCGAGGAAAATGATGTAGTTTTACTATCGCCAGCTTGTGCAAGCTGGGATCAGTATCCAACTTTCGAAGTTCGTGGAGACCTGTTTATTGAAGCAGTCGAAGATTTAAAAAAAGAATTGGAGATGTAG
- the mraY gene encoding phospho-N-acetylmuramoyl-pentapeptide-transferase, which translates to MNSIEMILTIVVSFLLTLSFLPVFINYAHKKKQGQMIREEGPKWHEKKSGTPTMGGFVFNIAILVTAIIIPVIYRQLSARLLVLEFILLLYGILGFWDDSIKLWKKQNEGLKAWQKLLGQIAGGLIFTFVYWNERFPLALHFFGNEINIGFLFVFFVIFWLVGFSNAVNLTDGIDGLVAGQAIIAFGTYAVIAAAQRQGDVLLFCLAVIGALIAFLIFNHKPAKIFMGDMGSLALGGALAAVSLLLHHELSLLVIGIIFVVETASVMLQVASFKLTGKRIFKMSPIHHHFEMCGWSEWRIDITFWLIGLVASILSLIVIL; encoded by the coding sequence ATGAATTCAATAGAAATGATTCTTACCATAGTAGTTAGTTTTTTATTAACGTTGTCTTTTTTACCAGTCTTTATTAATTATGCACATAAGAAAAAACAAGGACAGATGATTCGTGAAGAAGGCCCAAAATGGCACGAAAAGAAGTCTGGAACACCGACAATGGGTGGATTTGTTTTTAATATTGCAATATTGGTGACAGCGATTATTATTCCCGTAATCTATAGACAATTAAGTGCTAGGTTATTAGTATTGGAATTTATTTTATTACTTTATGGAATATTAGGGTTCTGGGATGATTCTATAAAACTATGGAAAAAACAAAATGAAGGATTGAAAGCTTGGCAGAAACTACTTGGACAGATAGCAGGTGGCCTGATTTTTACGTTTGTCTACTGGAATGAGAGATTCCCTCTTGCTCTGCATTTCTTTGGAAACGAGATCAATATCGGGTTTCTTTTTGTGTTTTTTGTAATTTTTTGGCTCGTTGGATTTTCAAATGCAGTAAATCTTACAGATGGAATTGATGGGCTTGTAGCTGGGCAGGCTATTATAGCGTTCGGAACATATGCTGTGATTGCGGCTGCTCAAAGACAGGGAGATGTGTTACTTTTTTGCCTTGCCGTCATTGGAGCGCTCATTGCTTTCCTAATATTTAATCATAAACCTGCTAAAATTTTTATGGGAGATATGGGATCATTGGCTTTAGGTGGGGCTTTAGCTGCTGTTTCATTGTTACTACATCATGAATTGTCATTGCTTGTAATTGGAATTATATTCGTGGTTGAGACTGCAAGTGTAATGTTGCAAGTTGCCTCATTTAAGTTAACTGGTAAACGCATTTTTAAAATGAGTCCGATTCATCATCATTTTGAAATGTGTGGTTGGAGTGAATGGCGCATAGATATAACTTTTTGGTTAATAGGTCTTGTTGCAAGTATTTTGAGCCTGATAGTGATACTTTAA
- a CDS encoding UDP-N-acetylmuramoyl-L-alanyl-D-glutamate--2,6-diaminopimelate ligase, with amino-acid sequence MQASKLIKSLRFKKIVPKNFEDFSVSLVTQDTREVTLGSIFIAIKGAKVDGHKLVHEAIEKGAAMIIAQEELPAIAVPVVYVQNTNKAMAILSSFFYETSSQALRVIGVTGTNGKTTVTHIIEAIFRNLGEKTGLIGTMYRKIDTEVLKTKNTTPDIITLQRTLNKMVEKGVSTVAMEVSSIALIQGRVWGVDFDVAVFTNLTQDHLDYHKTMANYAHAKSLLFSQLGNRYTHSGDPKVAVLNIDDPIGEQFEADTAAEILTYGIKKEAMIKAANIEIHGEGTSFDLVVFGEIFHLDVKMVGLFNVYNILAAFSAAYACGVDPADIIAALEQFPGVRGRLQLVTSASKVSAIVDYSHTPDGLLNALETINDFAQGKVFCVVGCGGDRDKLKRPKMAKIAVEHSDYPIFTSDNPRSENPQTIIDEMLVGVPEMLEIPTFVDRREAINFAVAMAKPTDIVLIAGKGHEDYQIIGDTKHHFDDVEEAKKALDLKEQGD; translated from the coding sequence ATGCAAGCAAGTAAATTAATTAAAAGTTTAAGGTTTAAAAAAATAGTACCCAAGAATTTCGAAGATTTTTCAGTCTCACTGGTAACGCAAGATACCCGTGAAGTTACCCTTGGAAGTATTTTTATAGCAATTAAGGGAGCAAAGGTTGACGGTCATAAATTAGTACATGAGGCGATAGAAAAAGGGGCAGCAATGATTATTGCTCAAGAAGAATTGCCAGCAATTGCAGTGCCTGTTGTATATGTACAAAATACAAATAAAGCAATGGCAATTTTAAGTAGCTTTTTTTATGAAACATCAAGTCAAGCACTTCGTGTGATTGGAGTAACGGGAACCAATGGGAAAACTACAGTTACGCACATTATTGAAGCAATTTTTCGCAATTTAGGTGAAAAAACCGGATTAATTGGTACGATGTACCGTAAGATTGATACTGAAGTTTTGAAAACTAAAAATACAACTCCAGATATTATCACTTTACAACGGACATTAAACAAAATGGTAGAAAAAGGTGTAAGTACGGTTGCGATGGAAGTTTCATCAATCGCGCTGATTCAAGGAAGAGTGTGGGGAGTTGATTTTGATGTTGCGGTCTTTACTAATTTGACGCAAGATCATCTAGATTACCATAAAACGATGGCAAATTATGCGCACGCAAAAAGTCTGTTATTTTCACAACTCGGAAATAGATATACACATTCTGGAGATCCCAAAGTAGCTGTTTTGAATATTGATGATCCAATTGGGGAACAGTTTGAGGCTGATACTGCTGCTGAGATTCTTACTTATGGAATTAAAAAAGAGGCAATGATTAAGGCAGCGAATATTGAAATTCACGGTGAGGGAACAAGCTTTGATTTAGTTGTTTTTGGTGAAATTTTCCATCTAGATGTTAAAATGGTTGGTTTGTTTAACGTATATAATATCTTAGCTGCATTTTCAGCTGCTTATGCATGTGGAGTTGATCCTGCGGACATAATTGCTGCTCTTGAACAATTTCCTGGTGTTAGAGGTAGATTGCAGTTAGTTACCTCTGCAAGTAAAGTGTCTGCAATCGTAGATTACTCACATACGCCTGATGGTTTATTGAATGCTTTAGAAACAATAAATGATTTTGCCCAAGGAAAAGTTTTCTGTGTAGTTGGTTGTGGTGGCGATCGAGATAAATTAAAAAGGCCTAAGATGGCTAAAATTGCTGTGGAACACAGTGATTATCCTATTTTTACATCCGATAATCCACGATCAGAGAATCCACAGACAATAATTGATGAAATGCTTGTAGGCGTACCTGAAATGTTAGAAATTCCGACATTTGTCGATAGAAGAGAAGCAATTAATTTTGCCGTTGCAATGGCAAAGCCAACAGATATTGTTTTAATTGCAGGAAAAGGACACGAAGATTATCAAATAATTGGGGATACAAAACACCATTTTGATGATGTTGAAGAAGCAAAAAAAGCACTCGACTTGAAGGAGCAAGGAGATTAG
- a CDS encoding penicillin-binding protein: protein MIKKNGRETKKRRQQNRKRFGRWIFFSVAIIFAMFIGRFFYIAVFQSVDHVNLKKSVAKLYASKTEIKAQRGTIYDADNQPIAEDTSTYTIYIVLSKTAVAFGKREYLADKDKDKAAKVLSKNLSISYDQVKKVLNPENQDTYQVELGTAGKNISLETKNKIEAANIKGINFTESQARLYPNGTFASQLIGIAENNNGKMVGVMGLESQYNKLLTGVNGVKKFEKDIKGTPIPGSKIKSRKAKNGDNVYTTLDSRLQTYLETLMSQAQSTYHVKEMNAVLMNAKTGAIVAATQRPTFNAQTKVGLSDMWRNTLVEDSFEPGSTMKILTMAAAINSGNYNANATYKSGTYKINGQTVSDWYPSGWGDITYRDAFIRSSNVGMAHLEQTMGAKKWLNYIKRFGLLKSTNSGLSNEVKGSIEYKYPIEQANTAYGQGITVTVFQMLQAFSAVTNNGKMVKPQLVRKIVNPNNGKTVYKFNKKVVGHPIKSSTAKKVLSMMQDVVYNQNGTGSAFKIDGYRIGVKTGTAQISNSTGTGYLKGEMNYIFSVAGVAPANNPKYILYITMKQPTTFAGGTSGQMLASVFNPLLKRALDENSGQTASNTQVAIKNYVGKNATSVKTKLRNNGLLVTAIGSGNKIMAQSETTGSTSLSGERIILITNGEKVMPDLTGWSRGDVVKLGKLLGITFNIEGSGYVSEQSLAANKSLDGITDITVKLK from the coding sequence ATGATTAAAAAAAATGGACGAGAAACAAAGAAGCGAAGACAGCAAAATAGAAAACGATTCGGTCGATGGATTTTCTTTAGCGTTGCAATCATTTTCGCAATGTTTATCGGTCGTTTTTTTTATATTGCAGTTTTCCAATCTGTGGATCATGTTAATTTGAAAAAAAGCGTTGCAAAATTATATGCTAGTAAGACAGAAATAAAGGCACAGCGCGGAACAATTTATGATGCTGATAACCAACCAATTGCAGAAGATACGTCAACTTATACAATTTACATAGTTTTATCAAAGACAGCTGTAGCATTTGGAAAAAGAGAATATTTGGCTGATAAGGATAAGGATAAAGCAGCAAAAGTTTTGAGTAAAAACTTATCAATTTCATATGATCAGGTTAAGAAAGTCTTGAATCCAGAGAATCAAGATACTTATCAAGTTGAATTAGGAACAGCTGGCAAAAATATTTCACTCGAAACTAAGAATAAAATAGAAGCTGCAAACATAAAGGGAATCAACTTTACAGAATCACAGGCGAGACTCTATCCTAATGGAACTTTTGCTTCTCAATTAATTGGGATTGCTGAAAATAACAATGGTAAGATGGTTGGAGTTATGGGCCTTGAAAGCCAGTATAATAAACTATTAACTGGTGTAAATGGTGTGAAAAAATTTGAGAAGGATATCAAAGGAACGCCTATTCCTGGTTCTAAAATAAAGTCTAGAAAAGCGAAAAATGGAGACAATGTTTATACCACCCTTGATTCAAGGTTACAGACTTATCTCGAAACTTTGATGTCACAAGCTCAAAGTACGTACCATGTAAAAGAAATGAATGCAGTTTTGATGAATGCAAAAACGGGTGCAATTGTTGCTGCAACACAACGTCCGACTTTTAATGCACAAACTAAGGTTGGATTGAGTGATATGTGGCGGAATACATTAGTTGAAGATAGTTTTGAACCAGGGTCTACTATGAAAATTTTGACGATGGCCGCAGCAATTAATAGTGGCAATTATAATGCAAATGCAACTTATAAGTCTGGAACATACAAAATTAATGGACAAACAGTAAGCGATTGGTATCCAAGTGGATGGGGAGATATTACGTATCGAGATGCCTTTATTCGTTCTTCTAATGTTGGAATGGCTCACTTAGAGCAGACAATGGGAGCTAAAAAATGGTTGAACTACATTAAACGTTTTGGGTTGTTGAAATCAACAAATTCTGGACTTTCAAATGAAGTGAAAGGAAGCATAGAATACAAATACCCAATTGAACAAGCAAATACAGCATATGGTCAAGGAATAACCGTAACTGTATTTCAAATGCTTCAGGCATTTTCAGCGGTTACTAATAATGGTAAAATGGTAAAGCCACAGTTAGTTCGAAAAATTGTAAATCCTAATAATGGAAAAACAGTCTATAAATTTAATAAAAAGGTTGTAGGACATCCTATTAAGTCTTCAACTGCTAAAAAGGTATTGAGTATGATGCAAGATGTTGTCTATAATCAAAATGGTACAGGGAGTGCCTTTAAAATAGATGGATACCGGATAGGGGTGAAAACTGGGACTGCGCAGATTAGTAATAGCACGGGAACAGGATATCTCAAAGGCGAAATGAATTATATTTTCTCTGTTGCGGGGGTGGCACCTGCAAATAATCCAAAATATATTTTATACATCACTATGAAGCAGCCAACAACTTTTGCAGGTGGGACTTCGGGTCAGATGTTGGCCAGTGTATTTAATCCGCTCCTAAAACGAGCACTAGATGAAAACTCTGGACAAACGGCAAGCAATACACAAGTTGCGATAAAAAATTATGTAGGTAAAAATGCAACGAGTGTAAAGACTAAATTAAGAAATAATGGATTGTTAGTTACGGCAATTGGCAGTGGAAATAAAATTATGGCACAATCAGAAACAACTGGAAGTACTTCTTTATCCGGGGAACGGATAATTTTGATAACAAACGGAGAAAAAGTTATGCCAGATTTAACTGGATGGTCTAGAGGTGATGTTGTCAAACTCGGTAAACTGCTGGGAATCACTTTTAATATTGAGGGATCCGGTTATGTCAGCGAGCAAAGTCTGGCTGCTAATAAATCGTTAGATGGAATTACTGATATTACAGTAAAGCTTAAATAG
- the ftsL gene encoding cell division protein FtsL, whose protein sequence is MAQNTARQLEAVPKRQEKTAPIHKASPKVKNTRVPFSGFEIMSVTLLSLLFMGMMILVISSKVNLSSTQYKLQNINQKIVEIQNDNVNTKQEVSELSNKSRLMKFAQDAGLSMNDNSIRNVSK, encoded by the coding sequence ATGGCACAAAATACTGCAAGGCAATTAGAAGCAGTTCCAAAGAGACAAGAGAAAACGGCTCCAATACATAAAGCATCACCAAAAGTAAAAAATACTCGTGTACCATTTTCAGGATTTGAAATTATGAGTGTCACATTGTTAAGCTTGTTATTTATGGGAATGATGATTCTTGTGATATCTTCTAAAGTCAATCTTTCAAGTACACAGTACAAATTACAAAATATCAATCAAAAAATTGTTGAGATTCAAAATGATAACGTTAATACAAAACAGGAAGTTAGTGAACTTTCAAATAAAAGCAGACTAATGAAGTTTGCTCAAGATGCCGGTTTAAGTATGAATGATAATTCAATAAGGAATGTTTCAAAATGA
- the rsmH gene encoding 16S rRNA (cytosine(1402)-N(4))-methyltransferase RsmH, with amino-acid sequence MADFEHTTVLLNEAVEGLAIKKDGTYVDCTLGGGGHSGLIISKLSEKGHLLSFDQDQTAITYNSDRFKNELESGKITFIKSNFRFLEEKLTEKDITGVDGVLYDLGVSSPQFDNAERGFSYRYDSKLDMRMDQTQELNAEKVVNEWPYEKLVRIFFRYGEEKYAKSIARRIEKERQSVRIETTGQLVELIKEVIPARARRTGGHPAKKVFQAIRIAVNDELGALEQSLEEALELINVGGRISVITFQSLEDRLVKSLFKEKSEIQDLPQGLPIIPDEFQPKFKLVSRKPILPSEEELLNNHRAHSAKLRVIERIKK; translated from the coding sequence GTGGCAGATTTTGAACATACAACCGTTTTGTTGAATGAAGCGGTGGAAGGGTTAGCAATTAAAAAAGATGGGACATATGTTGATTGCACTTTAGGTGGCGGCGGACATAGTGGATTAATTATTTCTAAGCTATCTGAGAAAGGCCATCTTTTGTCCTTTGATCAAGACCAAACGGCGATTACATACAATAGTGATAGATTTAAAAATGAGCTGGAATCTGGGAAAATTACTTTTATAAAATCAAATTTTAGATTTTTAGAAGAAAAATTAACAGAAAAAGACATTACTGGTGTAGATGGAGTTCTATATGATTTAGGGGTTTCATCACCACAGTTCGATAATGCAGAACGCGGCTTTAGTTATCGCTATGATTCTAAACTTGACATGCGGATGGACCAAACACAGGAATTAAATGCCGAAAAAGTTGTTAATGAATGGCCCTATGAAAAATTAGTGCGAATTTTCTTTAGATATGGTGAAGAAAAGTATGCTAAGTCGATTGCTAGGAGAATTGAGAAAGAGCGACAAAGTGTACGGATTGAAACGACAGGACAACTGGTCGAGTTGATTAAGGAGGTGATTCCTGCTAGGGCAAGACGAACAGGTGGTCATCCTGCCAAAAAGGTTTTTCAAGCAATTAGGATAGCTGTCAATGATGAGCTCGGAGCATTGGAGCAATCATTGGAGGAAGCCTTAGAGTTAATTAACGTTGGTGGAAGAATAAGTGTTATTACCTTCCAATCACTTGAAGATCGATTGGTCAAGTCACTGTTCAAAGAAAAGAGTGAAATACAAGATCTGCCACAAGGGCTTCCTATAATACCTGATGAATTTCAACCAAAATTTAAGTTAGTTTCAAGAAAGCCTATTTTACCAAGTGAAGAGGAATTGCTTAATAATCATCGTGCGCATTCGGCAAAATTGAGAGTGATTGAAAGAATAAAAAAATAA
- the mraZ gene encoding division/cell wall cluster transcriptional repressor MraZ, translating into MFMGEYRHAIDEKGRLIIPSKFREDLGELFVITRGMDGCLFGYPESEWNILQEKLQKLPLTKKDARSFVRFFYSAATECEFDKQGRVSIPKSLRTHAALEKKCVVVGVSNRFEIWSEERWDDFSTEAETNFDEIAENMIDFGL; encoded by the coding sequence ATGTTTATGGGCGAATATAGACATGCGATTGATGAAAAAGGAAGATTAATCATCCCTTCTAAATTCCGTGAAGATTTAGGTGAATTATTTGTAATAACTCGTGGAATGGATGGATGTTTATTTGGATACCCTGAGTCTGAATGGAATATTTTACAAGAAAAATTGCAAAAACTTCCACTCACCAAAAAAGATGCCCGTTCATTTGTAAGATTTTTTTACTCGGCTGCTACTGAATGTGAATTTGATAAACAAGGAAGAGTGAGTATTCCAAAATCATTACGTACACATGCTGCACTTGAAAAAAAATGTGTTGTTGTTGGTGTTTCTAACAGATTTGAAATTTGGTCTGAAGAACGTTGGGATGATTTTTCAACAGAAGCGGAAACCAACTTTGATGAAATTGCTGAAAATATGATTGATTTTGGTCTTTAA
- a CDS encoding DUF3397 family protein, translating into MMSWYYQILLTLGVFLFLMVLKKFLPIRIRRKFRISELMVIPVLYCIFMTSLTQLELSVIPFLFFGLGLLGIMMTLVYAFIEGEIIYRTFFRSYFHFCELVIYVLFIPLFIFSI; encoded by the coding sequence ATGATGTCTTGGTATTACCAGATACTGCTGACTTTAGGTGTATTCTTATTTTTAATGGTCTTGAAGAAGTTTCTCCCGATAAGAATACGAAGAAAATTTAGAATATCTGAGTTAATGGTTATTCCCGTGTTGTATTGCATTTTTATGACTTCATTGACACAGTTGGAATTATCAGTTATTCCTTTTTTATTTTTTGGATTAGGATTGTTAGGGATTATGATGACCTTAGTATATGCGTTCATTGAAGGTGAAATAATTTATCGTACCTTTTTTAGATCGTATTTTCATTTTTGTGAACTTGTAATATATGTTTTATTTATACCACTATTTATCTTTAGCATCTGA
- the dapG gene encoding aspartate kinase, whose translation MEIMVQKFGGTSVQDDKARHKALDHVRYALDQGYKVVVVVSAIGRKGAPYATDSLLKLVDADHTALSARELDMIVSVGEIISTAVFTQLLKKEGISAVAMTGPDAGFRTNNDYQNAKVLDVKTDSINKAFSENDVVVVAGFQGLSREGHMSTLGRGGSDTSAALLGAALSAKRVDIFTDVSGMMTGDPRLVKKAKFLKNVSYEEVANMAHEGAKVIHPRAVEIAQQAHVPLRIRSTWDGVDELGTLISDKNLALQHYRGVTGIAHQVGLTQFSVLTKNLSADQVFNLLADNHLSVDFINILPEKVVFNLNHEESAVAKELLKSKNITYTLVEECAKVSIVGAGIMGTPGITAKIVTALAKHSIEILQTTDSYTTIWVLVKVTDLEVAVNALHDTFLLQN comes from the coding sequence ATGGAAATTATGGTACAAAAATTTGGTGGAACATCAGTTCAAGATGATAAGGCGAGACATAAGGCACTTGATCATGTTCGTTATGCTTTAGATCAAGGATATAAAGTTGTTGTGGTTGTTTCTGCAATCGGTCGAAAAGGGGCACCTTATGCAACTGATTCACTCTTGAAGCTTGTAGACGCGGATCATACAGCTTTATCAGCGCGTGAATTGGATATGATTGTTTCCGTGGGCGAAATTATTTCAACGGCTGTATTCACTCAGTTACTAAAAAAAGAAGGTATTTCTGCAGTTGCAATGACTGGTCCAGATGCAGGCTTTAGAACTAATAATGACTATCAAAATGCTAAGGTTCTAGATGTAAAAACTGATAGTATTAATAAAGCTTTTTCTGAAAATGATGTTGTGGTTGTTGCTGGTTTCCAGGGACTTTCAAGAGAAGGCCATATGTCAACACTGGGAAGAGGTGGAAGTGATACCTCAGCTGCACTTTTGGGAGCAGCCTTATCAGCCAAAAGAGTCGATATCTTTACTGATGTTTCTGGAATGATGACGGGTGATCCAAGACTTGTTAAGAAAGCCAAGTTTTTAAAGAATGTTAGTTATGAAGAAGTTGCGAATATGGCTCATGAAGGTGCAAAGGTTATCCATCCACGTGCTGTTGAAATTGCACAGCAAGCCCATGTTCCGTTAAGAATTCGCTCAACTTGGGATGGAGTGGATGAATTAGGAACACTAATCTCTGACAAGAATCTTGCGCTCCAACATTATCGTGGTGTTACGGGAATTGCTCATCAAGTTGGATTGACACAATTCAGTGTTTTAACAAAGAATCTCTCTGCTGATCAAGTATTTAATTTGTTAGCTGATAATCATTTGAGTGTTGATTTTATTAATATTTTGCCTGAAAAAGTGGTCTTCAATTTAAATCATGAGGAATCTGCAGTTGCTAAGGAACTTCTTAAAAGCAAAAATATTACATATACTTTAGTAGAAGAATGTGCAAAGGTGTCGATTGTAGGCGCTGGTATTATGGGGACACCTGGAATAACTGCAAAAATTGTAACCGCACTTGCCAAACACAGTATTGAGATTTTGCAAACAACGGATAGTTATACTACAATCTGGGTGCTAGTTAAAGTCACTGATTTAGAAGTAGCAGTAAATGCTTTGCACGACACTTTTTTGTTACAAAATTAA
- a CDS encoding DUF4044 domain-containing protein: protein MAKKKKTRFQKITMVVVWLMIIVTLGTVVLSAVFSAMGY, encoded by the coding sequence GTGGCAAAAAAGAAAAAAACACGTTTTCAAAAAATTACAATGGTAGTTGTTTGGCTGATGATTATTGTTACCCTAGGTACCGTAGTACTGAGTGCTGTCTTCTCAGCAATGGGATATTAA